A region of the Leptospira ryugenii genome:
ACTTTCTGGCGAAGAATTCACAGACTTTCTAAAAGCCCATGTGATGTATGATCTCGATAAAGACCAAATTGAATTGATGTTGAGTGGCACCGAACCACTGTTAGAAGAGTTTAAAAAATCTATTTTTGGATGAACCTTCAAATCTTCGGCACTAAGAAGTGCAAAGAAACCAAAAAAACTCAATTATTTTTCCAAGAACGTCGGATTCCCTTTCAATTCATCAATCTAGCCGAAAAAGAAATGAGCAAAGGAGAACTGCGCTCCATTCTAGGTTCCGTAAAACTTGATGATTTGATTGATACCGAATCGAAAGTATACGAAGAGAAAAATCTAAAGTATATGCTATATGACAAAGAAGAGGCACTTTTGAACAATCCTCTTCTCATCAAAACTCCTGTTGTCAGAGATGGAAAACGTGCAACCATTGGATACCAGCCAGATGTCTGGAAAACATGGATTTCTGAGGCAAAAAAATAATGA
Encoded here:
- a CDS encoding arsenate reductase family protein, whose product is MNLQIFGTKKCKETKKTQLFFQERRIPFQFINLAEKEMSKGELRSILGSVKLDDLIDTESKVYEEKNLKYMLYDKEEALLNNPLLIKTPVVRDGKRATIGYQPDVWKTWISEAKK